A genome region from Solanum pennellii chromosome 12, SPENNV200 includes the following:
- the LOC107005729 gene encoding heat stress transcription factor A-5 isoform X1, which produces MDVISAAVAAGGGGGPAPFLSKTYEMVDDSQTDDIVSWTPTGHSFVVWNPPEFARILLPTYFKHNNFSSFIRQLNTYGFRKIDPERWEFANEEFLKDQKHLLKNIHRRKPIHSHSHPPGSTVDPERAAFEEEIDKLTREKSGLEANVSRFRQQQSAAKLQLEELTGRVGSIEQRQESLLIFVEKAIQNPDFVERLAQKLESMDISAFSKKRRLPQIDSTQPVQESMSVDNHSSSRVEFGNLSHQDFSNKLRLELSPAVSDINVLSCSTQSSNEDGGSPAHRRISEGWSREVQLRTVGAIYTPEAIELSDTGTSFMLKMDSSLPRASSNVESSRLHSLPQSLTSNEEVDGHISCQLNLSLASCLSQVDKNQYSARMPQIGQEIGKRFESQFDANDKIPPTDDKSLPPSHDATTNKQVPAAAPVRVNDVFWEQFLTERPGCSDNEEASSSYKGNIYDEQDERKSNQGVASNTRKVEHLTL; this is translated from the exons ATGGATGTGATTTCAGCGGCGGTGGCGGCCGGAGGCGGTGGAGGTCCGGCGCCGTTCTTGTCGAAGACATATGAGATGGTGGATGATTCGCAAACTGATGACATCGTATCATGGACTCCGACTGGTCACAGCTTCGTCGTTTGGAATCCTCCAGAATTCGCTCGAATTCTTCTTCCTACTTATTTCAAACACAACAATTTCTCCAGTTTCATTCGACAGCTCAATACTTAC GGCTTCCGGAAGATTGATCCAGAAAGATGGGAATTTGCCAATGAGGAATTCTTGAAGGACCAGAAGCATCTACTTAAGAACATCCATCGTAGAAAACCCATTCACAGTCATAGTCACCCTCCAGGTTCCACAGTTGATCCAGAAAGAGCTGCATTTGAGGAAGAGATTGATAAACTTACACGTGAGAAGTCTGGACTCGAGGCTAATGTCTCAAGGTTCAGACAGCAACAATCTGCTGCAAAACTCCAGCTAGAAGAACTGACTGGGCGGGTTGGCAGTATAGAGCAAAGACAAGAGAGTTTACTGATATTTGTTGAGAAGGCAATTCAAAATCCTGACTTTGTTGAGCGTCTTGCTCAGAAACTCGAGTCCATGGATATTTCTGCATTTAGTAAGAAGAGACGATTGCCTCAAATTGACAGCACTCAACCAGTCCAAGAAAGTATGTCGGTGGACAACCATAGCAGTTCTAGAGTTGAGTTTGGGAACCTTTCCCATCAAGACTTCTCAAATAAGCTCAGGCTTGAATTGTCACCTGCTGTTTCAGATATCAATGTGCTTTCATGCAGCACCCAAAGTTCGAATGAAGATGGCGGAAGCCCTGCACATAGGAGAATATCTGAAGGATGGTCCAGAGAAGTGCAACTTCGAACGGTAGGAGCTATTTATACCCCTGAAGCAATAGAACTATCAGATACAGGGACGTCTTTTATGTTGAAGATGGATTCATCTCTACCTCGTGCTTCAAGCAATGTTGAAAGCTCAAGACTGCATTCCTTGCCACAAAGCCTGACATCCAACGAGGAAGTTGACGGTCACATTTCCTGCCAACTGAATCTTTCTTTGGCTTCATGTCTTTCACAAGTCGATAAAAATCAATACTCAGCGAGGATGCCTCAAATAGGTCAAGAGATAGGTAAACGTTTCGAATCACAGTTCGATGCCAATGACAAAATCCCTCCTACTGATGACAAATCTTTGCCACCTTCACATGATGCAACTACCAACAAGCAAGTGCCTGCAGCTGCTCCTGTTCGTGTGAACGATGTCTTTTGGGAACAGTTCCTTACAGAAAGACCAGGCTGCTCGGATAACGAAGAGGCTAGCTCTAGCTACAAAGGGAACATCTACGACGAGCAAGACGAGAGAAAATCAAATCAAGGAGTAGCTAGTAACACAAGAAAGGTGGAACACCTCACCCTTTGA
- the LOC107005729 gene encoding heat stress transcription factor A-5 isoform X2: MEKLCPGCTYSLYQGFRKIDPERWEFANEEFLKDQKHLLKNIHRRKPIHSHSHPPGSTVDPERAAFEEEIDKLTREKSGLEANVSRFRQQQSAAKLQLEELTGRVGSIEQRQESLLIFVEKAIQNPDFVERLAQKLESMDISAFSKKRRLPQIDSTQPVQESMSVDNHSSSRVEFGNLSHQDFSNKLRLELSPAVSDINVLSCSTQSSNEDGGSPAHRRISEGWSREVQLRTVGAIYTPEAIELSDTGTSFMLKMDSSLPRASSNVESSRLHSLPQSLTSNEEVDGHISCQLNLSLASCLSQVDKNQYSARMPQIGQEIGKRFESQFDANDKIPPTDDKSLPPSHDATTNKQVPAAAPVRVNDVFWEQFLTERPGCSDNEEASSSYKGNIYDEQDERKSNQGVASNTRKVEHLTL, encoded by the exons ATGGAAAAGCTGTGTCCTGGTTGCACCTATAGTTTGTACCAG GGCTTCCGGAAGATTGATCCAGAAAGATGGGAATTTGCCAATGAGGAATTCTTGAAGGACCAGAAGCATCTACTTAAGAACATCCATCGTAGAAAACCCATTCACAGTCATAGTCACCCTCCAGGTTCCACAGTTGATCCAGAAAGAGCTGCATTTGAGGAAGAGATTGATAAACTTACACGTGAGAAGTCTGGACTCGAGGCTAATGTCTCAAGGTTCAGACAGCAACAATCTGCTGCAAAACTCCAGCTAGAAGAACTGACTGGGCGGGTTGGCAGTATAGAGCAAAGACAAGAGAGTTTACTGATATTTGTTGAGAAGGCAATTCAAAATCCTGACTTTGTTGAGCGTCTTGCTCAGAAACTCGAGTCCATGGATATTTCTGCATTTAGTAAGAAGAGACGATTGCCTCAAATTGACAGCACTCAACCAGTCCAAGAAAGTATGTCGGTGGACAACCATAGCAGTTCTAGAGTTGAGTTTGGGAACCTTTCCCATCAAGACTTCTCAAATAAGCTCAGGCTTGAATTGTCACCTGCTGTTTCAGATATCAATGTGCTTTCATGCAGCACCCAAAGTTCGAATGAAGATGGCGGAAGCCCTGCACATAGGAGAATATCTGAAGGATGGTCCAGAGAAGTGCAACTTCGAACGGTAGGAGCTATTTATACCCCTGAAGCAATAGAACTATCAGATACAGGGACGTCTTTTATGTTGAAGATGGATTCATCTCTACCTCGTGCTTCAAGCAATGTTGAAAGCTCAAGACTGCATTCCTTGCCACAAAGCCTGACATCCAACGAGGAAGTTGACGGTCACATTTCCTGCCAACTGAATCTTTCTTTGGCTTCATGTCTTTCACAAGTCGATAAAAATCAATACTCAGCGAGGATGCCTCAAATAGGTCAAGAGATAGGTAAACGTTTCGAATCACAGTTCGATGCCAATGACAAAATCCCTCCTACTGATGACAAATCTTTGCCACCTTCACATGATGCAACTACCAACAAGCAAGTGCCTGCAGCTGCTCCTGTTCGTGTGAACGATGTCTTTTGGGAACAGTTCCTTACAGAAAGACCAGGCTGCTCGGATAACGAAGAGGCTAGCTCTAGCTACAAAGGGAACATCTACGACGAGCAAGACGAGAGAAAATCAAATCAAGGAGTAGCTAGTAACACAAGAAAGGTGGAACACCTCACCCTTTGA
- the LOC107005729 gene encoding histidine protein methyltransferase 1 homolog isoform X3, whose translation MEANSSATGRPDPFRLFDEKSQSGFAFGFGSGFVDGPEKPLPPPPPSVEVLPSQVSSNVEFNVEPIDLDGLTLLKGRVSTKEVFGLSNSDLIPGKYEGGLKLWEGSLDLVKTLSSEMQSGKLSLTGKRVLELGCGHGLPGIFACLKGARAVHFQDFNAEVLQCLTIPNVNANIQQNLSATDDNNSPEVRFFASDWNEAHLILPHVLADDDGTKKGQTVDQAAGYDIILMAETVYSISTLPSLYKLMKKCLCSPHGIVYLAAKKHYFGVGGGSRRFISIVEKDGVLAASLVSEVTDGSSNVREVWKLHFRASGRLIQKDGNLPMRNS comes from the exons ATGGAGGCGAACTCATCAGCTACTGGACGACCCGACCCATTTCGTCTATTTGATGAAAAATCCCAATCTGGGTTCGCATTCGGATTCGGGTCAGGATTTGTTGATGGCCCAGAAAAGCCTCTTCCACCACCTCCTCCTTCTGTTGAAGTACTTCCATCACAG GTTTCATCAAATGTGGAGTTCAATGTGGAGCCTATAGATTTGGATGGCCTTACTTTGCTTAAG GGAAGGGTCAGTACAAAGGAGGTATTTGGGTTGTCTAATTCAGATTTAATCCCCGGAAAATATGAAG GGGGGCTGAAATTGTGGGAAGGTTCATTAGATTTAGTGAAGACTCTAAGCTCTGAGATGCAAAGCGGCAAATTATCATTGACTGGAAAAAGAGTTTTAGAG CTTGGTTGTGGTCATGGTCTTCCTGGAATCTTTGCATGCCTAAAG GGTGCTCGTGCTGTACACTTTCAGGACTTCAATGCTGAGGTGCTGCAATGCCTAACAATTCCAAATGTCAATGCCAATATTCAACAGAACTTGTCGGCCACAGATGACAATAACAGCCCGGAAGTTCGCTTCTTTGCAAGTGATTGGAATGAAGCTCATCTGATTCTTCCTCATGTACTTGCTGATGACGATGGCACAAAAAAGGGTCAAACAGTTGATCAGGCTGCTGGTTATGATATAATTCTCATGGCAGAGACAGTTTACTCAATTTCTACTCTACCTAGTCTGTACAAACTTATGAAAAAG TGCTTATGTAGTCCTCATGGAATTGTATATCTAGCTGCAAAGAAGCATTATTTTGGTGTCGGTGGTGGATCAAGGCGATTTATTTCGATTGTGGAGAAAGACG GTGTTCTAGCAGCTTCTCTCGTTTCCGAGGTTACTGATGGTTCCTCGAATGTTCGAGAAGTCTGGAAGCTTCACTTCAG GGCTTCCGGAAGATTGATCCAGAAAGATGGGAATTTGCCAATGAGGAATTCTTGA
- the LOC107005484 gene encoding UDP-glucuronate 4-epimerase 6-like — protein sequence MASFPIDTSKEMKLERYNSYIRRLNSTKLIVASSKLLFRVTLLVALILIFFFIINYPSFISSENSNPHHHNIHTTTHNLLSSSFYGGGAAWEKQVRHSSTPRRVNGLSVLVTGAAGFVGSHCSMALKKRGDGVLGIDNFNSYYDPSLKRGRQKLLAQHEVFIVEGDINDAELLSKLFDIVPFTHVLHLAAQAGVRYAMKNPLSYVQSNIAGFVNLLETVKLANPQPAIVWASSSSVYGLNTNVPFSESHRTDQPASLYAATKKAGEEIAHTYNHIYGLSLTALRFFTVYGPWGRPDMAYFFFTKDMVQGKPINVYVTQDDKEVARDFTYIDDIVKGCLGSLDTAEKSTGSGGKKKGPAQLRVYNLGNTSPISVNKLVTILENLLNVKAKKNVIKMPRNGDVPFTHANITLAKKDFGYKPTTDLSSGLRKFVKWYVSYYGIQSKDLDSSNDHSQD from the exons ATGGCATCATTTCCAATTGATACAAGCAAAGAAATGAAATTAGAGAGATATAATAGTTATATTAGAAGATTAAatagcacaaaattaattgttgcTTCTTCTAAACTTCTTTTTAGAGTTACACTTTTAGTAGCTTtaatattaatcttttttttcatcataaattaCCCTTCTTTTATCTCATCGGAAAATAGTAATCCACATCATCATAATATTCACACCACCACCCATAACCTCCTCTCCTCCTCCTTCTACGGTGGTGGCGCCGCTTGGGAGAAACAAGTCCGCCACTCCTCCACTCCTCGACGTGTCAATGGTTTATCCGTATTGGTCACAG GTGCGGCGGGTTTTGTTGGTTCTCATTGCTCAATGGCATTAAAGAAACGTGGGGATGGTGTCTTGGGAATAGACAATTTTAATTCCTATTATGACCCTTCATTGAAACGTGGGCGCCAAAAGTTATTGGCCCAACACGAAGTCTTCATAGTGGAAGGTGATATAAACGATGCCGAGCTGTTATCTAAACTGTTCGACATCGTTCCATTCACACACGTACTACATCTAGCCGCACAGGCGGGGGTGCGGTATGCGATGAAAAATCCACTATCGTATGTCCAATCAAACATTGCGGGGTTTGTCAACTTATTGGAGACGGTCAAGTTAGCTAACCCTCAACCCGCGATTGTCTGGGCATCGTCCAGCTCGGTTTACGGACTGAACACGAACGTACCGTTTTCCGAAAGTCACCGTACGGATCAACCAGCTAGCCTTTACGCCGCGACGAAAAAAGCCGGTGAAGAAATTGCACATACGTATAATCATATTTACGGTCTTTCTTTAACCGCATTAAGGTTTTTTACTGTATACGGACCGTGGGGTAGACCAGACATGGCCTATTTCTTTTTCACTAAGGACATGGTACAAGGTAAACCAATAAACGTTTACGTTACACAAGATGACAAAGAGGTGGCACGTGACTTCACGTATATCGATGACATCGTTAAGGGGTGTCTCGGGTCGTTAGACACGGCGGAGAAGAGCACCGGAAGTGGTGGCAAGAAGAAGGGTCCGGCCCAATTAAGGGTGTACAATTTAGGTAACACTTCACCAATATCAGTAAACAAATTGGTGACAATTTTGGAGAATTTATTAAATGTTAAGgctaaaaaaaatgtaattaaaatgCCTAGAAATGGTGATGTACCATTTACACATGCTAATATTACATTGGCTAAAAAGGATTTTGGGTATAAGCCAACCACAGATTTGTCAAGTGGATTAAGGAAGTTTGTCAAGTGGTATGTGAGTTATTATGGGATTCAATCAAAAGATTTAGACTCTTCTAATGACCATTCTCAAGACTGA